One Danaus plexippus chromosome 29 unlocalized genomic scaffold, MEX_DaPlex mxdp_37, whole genome shotgun sequence DNA segment encodes these proteins:
- the LOC116776860 gene encoding uncharacterized protein LOC116776860, whose product MEEWEKFIDHYEINSDCNKFRLALKSAKVALDEDLAPFESEWIFSTLFLNPVNLLEVVSKRWSDEEYTKSTMDALKLLDDAIVKYDNIEKYYEDIVQLCLLPYPTTQRHNALACLTQVARRSVCGARHYYKHVAALQQGVCMTPLLCLIGVICEFHPHVVSEDVDNIWRVLLNILDSNKYSGTVMKAVLQAILRLFKNFGEDLPSGELIRFYDQLVRHFESCQSVCIEILTHHAGLFFTCLTRDSRTRAHLWKLRASDALAAVYKVCDKEVLQEVKQYVTSADYRERYTAFRILGDEAPGLELQELEFQLRNGNVDYELCEGISWCIQTNTSSVHRLLHATIVLYESIPKTKRPDIIKALMDSHTDIVKAAITFIISEIVKDKKLSVWTDILMSEDNRFVFEIIENYINMTLEGPEQSVEGPPVSSLVPLLMSLPPVPFKIRHLPESCPHTTALLGAFSGSLQSNSISRCTDDVKLKCSLVVLELMDQHTYPESELLTALRTIISDNDTEAAILSKAVNALDSFVMNHCIEDYLLAEIINNLNIIRRRTDRTKRDHRILYRDVLMFVGKFEEPVKYNCEVNYLISQLKSNLTVDLPCDGGGVKLNLNRMLCNALLWDDRDALNLLLTILCANLSSCPGPSLSRVLLRVCVRLSHHKASARVVTALGMLDNNSDELVQYIINEVSSSSRSTLTDGLELMIQKNPSTLERVLERLIRVEGNYNQAYMELLERILDLLRHRNAVCERFLPGLVLKLLEAEDANVIIDKLLSLFLDKIFLFETSLQSFMEDVFVVINEAKCRIKIDKTIAFMRNVLNEKRMDGNLFARVAPGLRACVAMKGWLDFDETMRSAVVRAADGTGGGLGADITLEFLSVFSEVLFQANFEATLTLLSNVIDNATPKQIIKNGKHFVLCVQSVKKNLGSVPPVILNKLMNLIKNNDLQELSENIKKYGLNDTNETVVRSVKVIIEACDGSTLSKSDEFIVSWKDMFNNFFDSPHLRMCLETGSEGLTDLTYVALTYMDDVEIKNILTRGPGETGLKFAASLISVFYPFLNAALLESCSLLLYDVVRYANRRGWRGEVEDVIEQIWPHYEKIATNKQKQQFFMECLPGVRSEDCAVYRGLVDLLQSREDLETKLMMIDVLPKCEIYGSLPLLLFPLLPSRLSELRGSLANCFRAILDALATNAHYLVIKAVATLAATDPTPGWWDSALDSCMKSLARTEHRGSWQAVYDICINLEYSAFIRLMVPLLRHSNSYDVEWFASPLLPEFLRCLRQRPRGSDTRVNRKCLTEQTRAFNILEIIFQKVPKHHIESPQSLLYRSLSVEPHSLYYLVSTVCKLCVATRTQYDKTGVEDKYRLFQLANYACLSSALLCREPRAPVYSCVFDVKVWSELVSEEVSAAKPQWGHRVTRYAPSIPSVPSVSSVPSVPSRLPSKSLSLRSPVFLRTLSENPFMYDLVEEKEEEVSTEFYLPDNSLNRQPCLPYVMGLLSTVGALTVETGWAGAVKEALRGERDVARVIAQAVCNVRGSLTSHAGSLAPPLLALATDGPVDQLYIDVFDTIIHWRAEINDEERLEAAVTSLVTTLTDRHADGRLTDRLIKLLDIYGSKVTVPWKCLEKYFADPSDNKLPTCLKILNRINVYIPEVLPAVTRLAARRVTLLWPVYGRTLRLMKETGLDARHELERCRAMLERLRRSDVSDYIKALFYLQRELPDVCDYKQFRCVSDLIPKIPQRERPRCLSILSCYIKHGGRGDFAVLDTIELEKMIDTTQGVELASTALHVMSPALRQRVLSAAESAGPGAAVFPLVMRDFELQRSSEEPSMKRPARPQLPAHSTLQGLARGLAAGLRGLRGLSSDLALRLYECLLLSLVVPLADGLRVSLAAAVELFLQDIREQDTFRNTKLDDIDISAPPTTVTGSLASTDSNQDLEQHISLEDVVENILQFARTDDDFCTSLITQFIRQCGKISPGFDFRSAICSDIMNCIKISPVTGRVIEIARQIDILQDIDSYKLTDLVNSSLGSEGEGVCRLLYEDVLLRKGEEIFVLGQNKPRDEEMSVVNNKFSIEDLISTFGKLSNWDDLTTHQQTHISTKLPPLWTDTQTFRLCVDKYDFTDAPFWTRCLVSKYREQDIHTYQVLKELVRWPKRQFDVAAVLGSQQWEVTKDDMDHDCLSKWAFRAMMGSLCSNSSKGPSPSQVLWMTRANHMKMYSQVLRCCEGIATNDDKISLDMRHQELLALRGMALQSNDRQALENILERTESMIQSGSQHSYGDMLRLYELTLRLRRDLNSVERVNVEAIVKHVMGDVRNVENDVTRNLDTLCLLGITCLETMFENSTDIDERSSLMLSICETISYQSSPSTDVVLDKLDAFDRTLDENVSQRILNTLQPLLSTMDQYSVDQLLSKRELFSPHPALLELHQNQLSSDKYKQCLSLVSDPVYLLKQYIGMMLAAVQTDDVTKYKQIYTNMRRRIFENPYVGADYIVLNKYSKQLEGCDDFGTDVHTLQRLLKDIHADLQSSKSRLSLTDICPTLLEEKQSQALDRLLALKDGVHFIKFMENVSVYRDAVTRPVLLSYLSSDGFTRRCIVKTEGKGHAAAVRVRGALEKAWEIPRGYKVTPLTSDCLLIEYVENNTRLRDMVDTGGGDAGVTRTADENLILNVPQAISQLESLAKSVPSTSLRSSIESGCLTLEEFIGKKTAFTESLGHMTAFSFICGLSDRHLQNILYDPVRGTVCAVDCGALQPQEIPPARLTRNLLAVCSTDVLEARLQRMLSRIREYQGIILPGVNISLKRSGHLDKLPAIRGKIQGRLLQHQVTKEWIQRSEVKYKEKYLEMLDEIFGTDDKCSYSVEEQVSNLLLQSTDPRILSVTRSGWEPWI is encoded by the exons ATGGAGGAATGGGAAAAGTTTATAGATCACTACGAAATAAATAGTGATTGTAACAAGTTTCGTCTGGCATTAAAAAGTGCGAAAGTTGCTTTGGACGAAGATTTGGCCCCATTCGAATcag aatgGATATTCTCAACACTCTTTCTTAATCCCGTAAACTTGCTGGAGGTGGTGTCTAAGCGATGGTCAGATGAAGAGTACACTAAAAGCACAATGGATgctttaaaactattagaCGATGCTATAGTTAAATacgataatattgaaaaatactaTGAAGATATTGTACAG CTATGCCTTCTTCCATATCCGACGACGCAACGCCACAATGCTCTGGCTTGTCTCACACAAGTGGCTCGGAGATCTGTTTGTGGAGCtagacattattataaacatgtcGCCGCTCTGCAGCAGGGAGTGTGTATGACGCCGCTGCTGTGTCTGATag GTGTTATATGTGAGTTTCACCCACACGTGGTGTCGGAGGACGTGGACAACATCTGGAGAGTCTTGCTCAACATACTGGactcaaataaatattca GGGACTGTTATGAAGGCGGTGCTGCAAGCTATCCTGCGCTTGTTCAAGAACTTTGGCGAGGATCTGCCTTCGGGGGAATTGATCAGGTTCTACGACCAGCTAGTGAGACACTTTGAAAGCTGTCAATCAG TGTGCATCGAGATTCTGACCCACCACGCCGGTCTATTCTTCACGTGCCTAACCCGCGACTCTCGCACGCGTGCCCACCTGTGGAAGTTGCGGGCGAGCGACGCGCTGGCAGCGGTCTATAAAGTCTGTGATAAG GAGGTCCTGCAGGAAGTGAAGCAATACGTCACATCGGCGGATTACCGGGAAAGGTACACCGCGTTCCGTATCCTGGGGGACGAAGCTCCCGGCCTTGAACTACAGGAATTGGAGTTCCAGCTCAGGAACGGAAACGTGGACTATGAATTGTGTGAAGGA ATATCGTGGTGTATACAGACAAACACATCCTCGGTCCACCGTCTGCTCCACGCCACCATCGTTCTATACGAGTCCATACCAAAAACCAAACGACCTGACATCATCAAAGCCTTAATGGATTCACACACGGATATTGTTAAA gccgcaataacttttattatatcggAAATTGTGAAAGATAAGAAGTTGTCTGTATGGACCGACATATTGATGAGTGAGGACAATCGTTTTGTGTTTGAGATCATAGAAAACTACATTAATATGACGCTGGAGGGTCCGGAACAGTCGGTGGAGGGG cCTCCCGTGAGCTCCCTGGTTCCTCTCCTCATGTCGCTGCCGCCGGTTCCTTTTAAGATCCGCCACCTCCCCGAGTCGTGTCCCCACACCACTGCGCTGCTCGGAGCATTCAGCGGGAGTTTACAG aGTAATTCAATAAGCCGATGTACAGACGATGTGAAATTGAAATGCAGTTTAGTAGTTCTGGAGCTGATGGACCAACATACATATCCAGAATCAGAATTACTGACAGCCCTGAGG acaatTATCTCCGATAATGATACTGAGGCGGCCATTTTAAGTAAGGCTGTAAATGCACTGGACTCGTTTGTAATGAATCATTGTATCGAGGATTATTTACTTGCTGAG attataaataatttgaatattataagaagACGGACGGACAGGACCAAGAGGGATCATAGAATATTATACAGAGATGTATTGATGTTTGTTG GTAAATTCGAAGAGCCGGTAAAATATAACTGTGAAGTTAACTATCTCATATCACAGTTAAAATCTAACCTCACCGTGGACTTGCCGTGCGACGGTGGTGGTGTGAAG ttaaatttaaaccgtATGCTCTGTAACGCCTTGCTGTGGGACGATCGAGACGCCTTGAACCTTCTACTGACAATCCTGTGCGCTAACt TGTCCTCCTGCCCCGGTCCGTCCCTCAGCCGCGTATTGCTCCGCGTATGTGTCCGTTTGTCACATCACAAGGCCTCAGCTCGAGTCGTGACCGCTCTCGGCATGTTGGATAACAACTCGGATGAACTCGTACAG TATATCATAAACGAGGTGTCTTCGTCGTCACGGAGCACCCTCACGGACGGTCTGGAGCTGATGATACAGAAAAATCCCAGTACATTGGAACGTGTACTCGAGAGGCTCATACGTGTTGAAGGAAATT ACAATCAAGCGTACATGGAGCTGCTGGAGAGAATACTGGATTTGTTGAGGCACAGAAACGCTGTGTGTGAGAGGTTCCTGCCAGGACTCGTGCTGAAGCTGTTGGAGGCGGAAGACGCGAACGTCATCATAGACAAGTTGTTGAGTCTGTTCctggataaaatatttttattcgagaCGTCATTGCAGAGCTTCATGGAGGATGTGTTTGTCGTTATAAACGAAGCGAAGTGCCGCATCAAAATTGATAAAACTATTGCTTTTATGAGGAATGTATTGAATGAGAAGAGGATGGACGGCAATCTGTTCGCGCGCGTCGCGCCGGGCTTGAGGGCGTGTGTGGCGATGAAGGGATGGctcgattttgatgaaactatgAGGAGCGCGGTCGTCCGGGCCGCGGACGGGACGGGCGGCGGCCTGGGGGCGGATATTACATTGGAGTTTTTGTCAGTCTTCTCAGAAGTTCTTTTTCAAGCAAACTTTGAG GCAACACTGACACTATTATCAAACGTCATAGACAATGCAACACcaaaacagattataaaaaatggcAAACACTTCGTGTTGTGTGTGCAGTCGGTTAAAAAGAACCTGGGTTCTGTACCGCcggttatattaaacaaattgatgaatttaattaaaaataacgattTACAAGAATTATCAgaaaacatcaaaaaatatgGCTTAAACGATACTAACGAAACTGTCGTCCGATCGGTCAAAGTTATTATAGAGGCGTGCGATGGATCGACTTTGAGCAAATCGGACGAATTTATAGTCTCATGGAAggatatgtttaataattttttcgatTCGCCTCATCTCAGGATGTGTTTAGAGACCGGCTCCGAGGGTCTGACGGATTTGACGTACGTCGCCTTGACATATATGGATGAtgtggaaattaaaaatatcctaaCGAGAG GTCCAGGTGAAACCGGGCTAAAGTTCGCAGCCTCCCTAATATCAGTGTTCTATCCCTTCTTGAATGCAGCACTACTAGAGTCTTGTAGTTTGCTGTTGTACGATGTTGTACGTTATGCGAACAGGAGGGGGTGGAGGGGGGAGGTCGAGGACGTCATTGAACAG ATTTGGCCTCACTACGAAAAAATAGCGACAAACAAACAGAAACAGCAGTTCTTTATGGAATGTCTTCCCGGAGTTAGGAGTGAAGACTGCGCGGTGTACAGAGGACTCGTGGATCTGTTGCAGTCTCGCGAGGACCTGGAGACCAAACTCATGATGATAGACGTTCTACCGAAGTGTGAAATATACGG GTCTCTCCCCCTCTTGTTGTTCCCCCTACTCCCCTCCCGCCTGTCGGAGCTCCGCGGCTCTTTGGCCAACTGTTTCAGAGCTATACTGGACGCGCTGGCTACGAACGCACATTATCTCGTTATAAAAGCTGTCGCCACACTCGCAGCCA CGGACCCCACTCCCGGGTGGTGGGACTCCGCCCTGGACTCGTGCATGAAGTCCCTAGCGAGGACGGAGCACCGCGGCTCCTGGCAGGCCGTCTATGATATATGCATTAATCTCGAATACAGCGCTTTCATCAGACTTATGGTGCCATTATTAAG GCACTCTAACTCCTATGACGTGGAGTGGTTCGCGTCCCCCCTACTCCCCGAATTTCTGCGCTGTCTCCGTCAACGCCCGCGTGGCTCGGACACTCGCGTAAACCGGAAGTGTCTCACGGAACAGACGCGAGCCTTCAACATATTGGAGATCATCTTCCAAAAG GTACCAAAACACCACATAGAGTCACCCCAGTCTCTCCTCTACAGATCTCTTTCTGTGGAACCACACTCTCTCTACTATCTAGTCTCTACCGTGTGTAAGCTGTGCGTGGCAACGAGGACCCAATACGATAAGACGGGAGTCGAAGACAAATACAG ATTGTTCCAACTCGCTAACTACGCCTGTCTTTCCTCGGCTCTTCTGTGTCGTGAGCCGCGCGCTCCAGTCTACTCCTGCGTGTTTGATGTCAAAGTCTGGAGCGAGCTGGTCTCCGAGGAGGTGTCTGCAGCGAAGCCTCAGTGG GGTCACCGTGTCACTCGGTACGCCCCCTCTATCCCCTCTGTCCCGTCCGTCTCGTCTGTCCCGTCCGTCCCGTCCCGCTTACCTTCAAAAAGCCTCAGTCTTCGCTCCCCTGTGTTTCTGAGGACGCTCTCCGAGAATCCGTTCATGTATGATCTCGTGGAGGAAAAAGAGGAG GAAGTGTCAACGGAGTTCTATCTCCCGGACAACTCCCTGAACCGCCAACCCTGTCTGCCTTACGTCATGGGGCTCCTGAGTACGGTGGGGGCCTTGACGGTGGAGACAGGTTGGGCGGGGGCGGTGAAGGAGGCGCTCCGGGGGGAGAGAGACGTCGCCAGGGTTATAGCACAG GCGGTGTGCAATGTCCGGGGGTCATTGACCTCACACGCGGGGTCGTTAGCTCCCCCACTACTGGCTCTCGCCACGGACGGGCCCGTGGATCAGCTCTATATCGATGTT tTTGACACCATCATACATTGGAGAGCCGAAATAAACGACGAAGAACGTCTGGAAGCAGCGGTCACGAGTCTGGTGACTACCCTCACGGACAGACACGCAGACGGCAGGTTGACGGACAGACTTATAAAGTTACTAGACATATATGGAAGTAAAGTGACTGTACCTTGGAAGTGTCTGGAGAAATATTTTGCGG ATCCCAGCGATAACAAACTCCCGACCTGCCTGAAGATTTTGAACCGCATCAATGTGTACATACCCGAAGTATTGCCCGCCGTCACGCGGCTCGCGGCGCGGCGGGTGACGCTCCTATGGCCGGTGTACGGGCGGACGCTGAGGCTGATGAAGGAGACAGGACTGGACGCGCGACACGAACTCGAGAG ATGCCGCGCTATGTTGGAGCGTCTCCGCCGCAGCGACGTGTCGGACTACATCAAGGCTCTGTTCTACCTGCAGAGGGAGCTCCCTGACGTGTGTGACTACAAACAGTTCAG GTGTGTAAGCGATCTGATCCCCAAGATCCCCCAGCGCGAGAGACCCCGCTGTCTCTCAATACTGTCCTGTTATATCAAGCACGGCGGCCGCGGCGACTTCGCTGTACTGGACACGATAGAACTCGAGAAAATGATAGACACGACACAAGGAGTGGAGCTG gcCTCGACCGCCCTCCACGTGATGTCCCCCGCCCTCAGACAGCGCGTGCTGTCAGCGGCGGAGTCTGCGGGGCCCGGGGCAGCTGTGTTCCCGCTCGTCATGAGAGACTTTGAAT TGCAGAGGTCGTCCGAGGAGCCGAGTATGAAGCGCCCCGCTCGGCCGCAGCTTCCGGCGCACAGCACCCTGCAAGGACTCGCCCGGGGGCTCGCTGCAGGGCTCCGGGGACTTCGCGGCCTCAGCTCGGACTTGGCGCTCAG ACTGTACGAGTGTCTGTTGTTGTCGCTGGTGGTGCCACTCGCTGACGGTCTCAGGGTGTCACTGGCGGCGGCGGTGGAGCTCTTCCTGCAGGACATCCGGGAACAGGATACGTTCAGAAATACCAAATTAGATGATATTGACATAAG CGCTCCACCGACCACAGTAACCGGAAGTCTGGCCAGTACAG ATTCAAATCAAGATCTTGAGCAACATATAAGTTTAGAGGACGTCGTAGAGAACATACTGCAATTTGCTCGA acgGACGATGATTTCTGTACGTCCCTGATAACCCAATTCATACGTCAGTGTGGTAAAATTAGTCCCGGGTTCGATTTCCGCAGCGCCATCTGTTCAGATATAATGAATTGCATCAAAATAAGTCCAGTAACCGGCAGAGTCATTGAAATTGCCAGGCAGATTGATATTTTGCAGGACATCGA CTCATATAAACTAACTGACTTGGTCAACTCGTCCCTGGGCTCTGAAGGCGAGGGTGTGTGTCGACTTCTATATGAAGACGTGCTTCTGAGAAAGGGAGaggaaatatttgttttggg acaaaataaGCCCCGGGATGAAGAAATGTCCGTGGTCAATAACAAATTCTCAATCGAAG ATCTTATATCAACTTTCGGCAAACTGTCCAACTGGGACGACCTCACCACTCACCAGCAGACACACATATCTACTAAACTCCCTCCTCTGTGGACGGACACACAGACGTTTAGGTTGTGTGTCGATAAATACGACTTCACTG ACGCGCCATTCTGGACGAGGTGTTTAGTGTCTAAATACAGGGAGCaagacatacacacataccAAGTATTAAAAGAACTGGTCCGATGGCCGAAGAGGCAGTTCGACGTCGCCGCA GTACTAGGCTCCCAGCAGTGGGAGGTGACGAAAGACGATATGGACCATGACTGCCTCTCCAAGTGGGCCTTCAGGGCTATGATGGG ATCACTGTGCAGTAACAGTTCCAAGGGTCCGTCTCCGTCACAGGTATTGTGGATGACGAGAGCCAATCACATGAAGATGTACAGCCAGGTGTTGAGATGCTGCGAGGGGATCGC CACAAATGACGATAAAATATCGCTAGACATGAGACACCAGGAACTGCTGGCCCTCAGGGGGATGGCATTACAATCAAACGATAGGCAGGCTCTGGAGAATATTTTGGAGAGAACAG AGTCTATGATACAATCTGGAAGTCAGCACAGTTACGGAGATATGTTGCGCCTATACGAACTGACATTGCGTCTGAGACGAGATTTGAACT CCGTGGAAAGAGTTAACGTGGAAGCGATCGTGAAACACGTGATGGGCGACGTTAGAAACGTTGAAAACGACGTCACCAGGAACCTCGACACGTTGTGTTTGCTGGGAATAACTTGTCTGGAGACCATGTTTGAGAACAGCACAG ATATCGACGAGCGTTCTTCACTGATGCTGTCAATCTGTGAGACGATCTCCTATCAAAGCTCTCCATCAACAGACGTTGTTCTTGACAAATTGGACGCCTTCGACCGGACCCTGGATGAGAATGTCTCCCAGAGGATACTAAACACG CTGCAACCCCTCCTGAGCACAATGGACCAGTATTCCGTGGACCAGTTGCTGTCCAAGCGCGAGCTGTTCTCTCCTCACCCCGCGCTGCTCGAGCTACATCAAAACCAGCTCAGCTCTGACAAATATAAGCAGTGTCTGAGCTTAGTCTCTGACCCTGTGTATTTGCTGAAACAATACATAGGAATGATGCTAGCAGCCGTGCAAACAGACG ATGTAACGAAATACAAACAGATATACACAAATATGAGACGGAGGATTTTTGAGAATCCGTACGTCGGAGCTGATTACATCGTCCTCAACAAGTACAGTAAGCAACTGGAAGGCTGTGACGATTTTG GGACGGACGTACACACGTTGCAGCGGCTATTGAAAGACATACACGCAGACTTACAATCCAGTAAGAGCCGTCTCTCTCTAACTGACATCTGCCCGACTCTATTAGAGGAGAAACAGAGTCAGGCACTCGACAGACTGCTGGCTCTCAAGGACGGAGTCCACTTCATTAAATTCAtggaaaat GTGTCCGTATACCGTGACGCGGTGACCCGGCCGGTGTTACTGAGCTATTTGTCGTCAGACGGATTCACACGTCGTTGTATAGTGAAGACAGAGGGTAAGGGACATGCGGCTGCGGTCAGGGTCCGGGGGGCCTTGGAGAAGGCCTGGGAGATCCCACGGGGATATAAG GTGACGCCGCTCACATCCGACTGTCTTCTGATCGAGTACGTGGAGAATAACACGCGACTCCGGGACATGGTGGACACCGGCGGTGGGGATG CCGGCGTCACTCGGACCGCTGACGAGAATCTCATACTAAACGTACCTCAAGCTATTTCCCAGTTGGAGTCCCTAGCAAAGAGCGTGCCTTCCACTTCACTACG GTCATCCATTGAGTCGGGGTGTCTCACCTTGGAAGAGTTCATAGGGAAGAAGACGGCCTTCACCGAGTCCCTGGGTCATATGACAGCATTCAGCTTTATATGTG GTCTGTCAGACCGTCATTTACAGAACATCCTGTATGACCCGGTCCGAGGCACCGTCTGCGCTGTGGACTGCGGAGCCCTACAGCCCCAGGAGATACCGCCCGCCAGACTCACGAGGAACCTGCTGGCGGTCTGTAGCACCGACG TTCTCGAAGCTCGACTCCAAAGAATGTTGTCCAGAATACGGGAATATCAAGGAATAATACTCCCAGGAGTAAATATATCGCTCAAGAGATCTGGACACCTGGATAAG CTACCCGCCATCCGCGGCAAAATCCAGGGCCGCCTTCTCCAGCACCAGGTCACTAAGGAGTGGATACAAAGGTCAGAGGTCAAATACAAAGAGAAATATCTGGAAATGCTGGACGAGATCTTCGGCACAGATGACAAATGTTCATACAGCGTCGAGGAACAG GTATCAAATCTGTTGCTCCAATCTACCGATCCAAGGATCCTCAGCGTGACCAGGTCAGGATGGGAGCCCTGGATATAA